The Besnoitia besnoiti strain Bb-Ger1 chromosome IV, whole genome shotgun sequence genome contains a region encoding:
- a CDS encoding hypothetical protein (encoded by transcript BESB_056460): MAASQLSSLAASKFFRSPARCFAAPTFSASSLSPRSKCGFLPSPSCLSMQRRFLGNRATGPQFDLLDPKSINLKQEAAYVCRLFHLPSLNYLDFKQGCCSLRVFVLLAMLAGISVDLLLFHPPKSSYWNRWQVHRWPLSAERLLFPGKGNVFEYRKEGAKVDPATGAVQTEACAAYLKLMYGA, from the exons ATGGCGGCTTCGCAGCTCTccagcctcgcggcctccaagttcttccgctcgcctgctcgctgcttcgccgcccccaccttttccgcttcctctctgtctccgcgctcgaAATGTGGCTTCCTTCCGTCTCCCTCTTGCCTCTCGATGCAGAGGCGCTTCCTCGGCAACCGAGCTACCGGACCGCAGTTCGATCTCCTCGACCCTAAGAGCATCAAC ctgaaGCAAGAGGCCGCGTACGTCTGCCGTCTGTTCCATCTGCCCTCGCTGAACTACCTCGACTTCAAGCAGGGCTGCTGTTCCCTGCGCGTCTTCGTTTTACTTGCCATGCTCGCCGGCATCTCCGTCGATCTGCTCCTTTTCCACCCCCCAAAGTCCTCATACTGGAACAG aTGGCAAGTGCACCGCTGGCCTCTCAGCGCGGAGCGTCTTCTGTTCCCCGGGAAGGGCAACGTGTTTGAGTACCGCAAGGAAGGCGCGAAAGTCGACCCAGCTACTGGCGCCGTTCAGACagaggcctgcgcagcctATCTGAAACTCATGTACGGTGCGTGA